CGATATTATCTTTTTTCAGCAGGATGCTTCTTTCAATAATTTCTCTCGGTTTCGTAGATTTTATTTTTCCTGTGAGTGAGAGGAGAATCCGCTCGTGAATGAGAAGGAGATCCTCAATCTCTTTAACAAACGTTCTATTCATTTCCTCTGGCAAATCATGGATTTCATTCTCGAGCCGGTGTACTTTTTGTAACAGATCCAATGCCCGATTCGAGGTAGAAATGGAGTGTCTGAACAAAACCAGCTTCCTTGACTTAACAAAAGCTGCCCGTTTGGAATAGCTTCTTTCTTCTTTGTATCGCATAAAGAGCTGCTCCAGATCCACCATTTGTTCTTTCAGCTTTTCAATGTCTTCCTTTAGTACAGAATGCATCGTTGAATGGTTTGTTATATGTCTCGTCCACTTAATAATCTCCTCTGTTGTTTCAACTGTTGTTCGAATAAGCTTCGTTTCGTATTTCGGAGGGAAGAATAAAAAATTTACAACAAATGATGATAAAACTCCAATTGCTACAGCACTCGTTCTAAGAGCGGCATAATACAAAAAATTATCTCCGGGACTTTCCAAAATCGCAATAACTGTCACAAGAGTAATTGGAATGGTGTGCTCAATCTTCAATTTTAAATTCAAAGTAATGACGATAAGAGCTGTGAAACCAATAACGAGTGGACTTGGCCCAAATAGCAACCCAAAAGTTGTGGCCAGAACTGCCCCGATTACATTTCCTTGCAGCTGGTCAATGATCGTTAAAAAAGAACGATAAATTGTAGGCTGAATTGCAAAAATGGCCACTATTCCCGCCAACAGTGGATTGGGTATTCCGATTAATTGTGCTATCCAGAGTGCGAGCGTAATAGCAATTCCTGTTTTAAAAATACGGGCACCAAGCTTCATTAACTCGTTACCGTCCTTTCTCTAAGATATTTCTTTGAAATCTTAATTTTCCCTTAGCAAAGCGGTACTAAACAATAATGTAATATATAGTGTGCAAGGAGAAAATATACAAGATATTAAAAAAATAGCGGGGATCGGCTCCCCGCTTGATCAACGAAACCAAATTTTTTCCCTTAAAGCTCCTTAAAGGCATTTTTCACAGCAGCGAGTGTATGATCAATGTCTTCTTCTGTATGTGCGATCGTAAGGAACCAAGCCTCGTATTTCGAAGGCGCAAGGTTAATGCCTTGCTCAATCATGAGTTTGAAAAACCTTCCGAATTTCTCACCATCAGTGTTTTCTGCATGCTCGTAATTTTCAACCTTCTCGTTTGTAAAGTAAACAGTTAAAGCACCTTTTAGCCGGTTTATCGTGATTTCTGTTCCAGTATTACGCGCATGTTCTAATATTCCGCTTTCAAGCTTAGCGCCGAGACGATCAAGATTTTCATAAACGCCTTCTTCCTTTAATACTTCCAAGCACGCGATTCCGGAAAGAATAGAAGCCGGATTTCCAGCCATTGTTCCTGCTTGATAGGCAGGGCCAAGAGGAGCAACCTTCTCCATAATTTCCTTGCTGCCGCCATAAGCTCCGATTGGCAGTCCGCCGCCGATAATTTTTCCAAGCGCAGTTAAATCCGGTTTGACTCCCAATAAATCCTGAGCACCGCCGTACATAAACCTGAAGGCTGTAATGACCTCATCGTAAATAACGAGTGCACCGGCTTTATGAGTGAGTTCATTGACTGCTTCCAGAAAGCCTTCTTTAGGCTCGACGATTCCAAAATTCCCGACAATCGGCTCGACAAGCACTGCAGCAACTTCATCGCCCCATTTATCAAGCGCCGCTTTGTAGCTTTCTATATCATTGAAAGGGACGGTAATGACTTCCTTAGCGATATTTTTTGTCACACCCGCCGAATCTGGAGAACCTAATGTTGCCGGACCTGAACCTGCAGCGACGAGCACAAGGTCAGAGTGCCCGTGATAGCACCCGGCAAATTTGATTATTTTGTCTCGTCCTGTATAAGCTCTTGCTACTCGGATGGTGGTCATAACAGCCTCCGTACCGGAATTTACAAAACGTACTTTATCCATTGAAGGAATGGCTTCTTTCAGCATCTTTGCAAACTTAATCTCATGCTTTGTCGGTGCTCCGTAAAGAACCCCGTTTGCCGCTGCTTTTTGAATTGCTTCTGTAACATGAGGATGTGCATGTCCTGTAATAATCGGTCCGTAAGCTGCAAGGTAATCTATGTACTTATTGCCGTCCGCGTCCCAAAAATAAGCTCCATTCGCTTTTTCCATTGTGACAGGTGCTCCGCCTCCGACCGCTTTAAAGGATCTCGACGGGCTGTTTACTCCTCCTACGATGTGTTTAAGCGCTTCTTCGTGAAGCAATTCGGATTGCGTATGATTCATTGAATAGGACCTCCTGTTTAAATCTAGCCTCTATTTTAACATGCTGTTCAGTAAAAGTGTCTACAGTTGTCAGATCAGACGATTTTGGGTACGCTAATATAAAAGGGAGGCAAAGATGACATGAGTATTCAAATAGGTGAAAATGTGCCTGACATCGAGCTGGTAAATGAAAAAGGAGAAAACGTAAAGATTTCAGATTTAAAAGGGAAATATGTTGTGCTTTACTTTTATCCGAAAGATATGACCCCTGGGTGTACGACTCAAGCTTGTGATTTTCGTGACAGGGTTGAGAGCTTTTCAGAGCTTGATGCAGTTATCGTCGGGGTAAGTCCAGATGATCAGGGAAAGCATCAAAAATTTATAGAAAAGCACGATTTGCCTTTTACACTGCTTGTTGATGATGAGCATAAGCTGGCCGAGGCCTTTGGGGTTTGGAAGCTGAAAAAAAACTTCGGCAAAGAATACATGGGCATCGAGCGATCTACATTCCTGCTT
This window of the Bacillus gobiensis genome carries:
- a CDS encoding FUSC family protein; translated protein: MKLGARIFKTGIAITLALWIAQLIGIPNPLLAGIVAIFAIQPTIYRSFLTIIDQLQGNVIGAVLATTFGLLFGPSPLVIGFTALIVITLNLKLKIEHTIPITLVTVIAILESPGDNFLYYAALRTSAVAIGVLSSFVVNFLFFPPKYETKLIRTTVETTEEIIKWTRHITNHSTMHSVLKEDIEKLKEQMVDLEQLFMRYKEERSYSKRAAFVKSRKLVLFRHSISTSNRALDLLQKVHRLENEIHDLPEEMNRTFVKEIEDLLLIHERILLSLTGKIKSTKPREIIERSILLKKDNIVTFLNHRKNHGDDTINESLMLVIASVVDYREHLEHMEILLSSYQNYHTKNSELKV
- the bcp gene encoding thioredoxin-dependent thiol peroxidase, which translates into the protein MSIQIGENVPDIELVNEKGENVKISDLKGKYVVLYFYPKDMTPGCTTQACDFRDRVESFSELDAVIVGVSPDDQGKHQKFIEKHDLPFTLLVDDEHKLAEAFGVWKLKKNFGKEYMGIERSTFLLDKEGKLIKEWRKVKVKDHVAEALQELRETVQV
- a CDS encoding glutamate-1-semialdehyde 2,1-aminomutase, whose product is MNHTQSELLHEEALKHIVGGVNSPSRSFKAVGGGAPVTMEKANGAYFWDADGNKYIDYLAAYGPIITGHAHPHVTEAIQKAAANGVLYGAPTKHEIKFAKMLKEAIPSMDKVRFVNSGTEAVMTTIRVARAYTGRDKIIKFAGCYHGHSDLVLVAAGSGPATLGSPDSAGVTKNIAKEVITVPFNDIESYKAALDKWGDEVAAVLVEPIVGNFGIVEPKEGFLEAVNELTHKAGALVIYDEVITAFRFMYGGAQDLLGVKPDLTALGKIIGGGLPIGAYGGSKEIMEKVAPLGPAYQAGTMAGNPASILSGIACLEVLKEEGVYENLDRLGAKLESGILEHARNTGTEITINRLKGALTVYFTNEKVENYEHAENTDGEKFGRFFKLMIEQGINLAPSKYEAWFLTIAHTEEDIDHTLAAVKNAFKEL